The DNA segment GCAAAACTACTGGGATACGCACGTCGACAACTTCAACCACCTGAAGAACCGCCTGATGCCCCCGACCGATCGCGGCCTGTCGGCCCTGCTCGATGATCTGGCCGCGCGGGGGTTGCTCGACGAAACCCTGGTGGTCTGGGTCGGCGAGTTCGGCCGCAACCCCCGGATCACCCGGACCAACGCCGGCCGAGAGCACTGGCCCCGCTGCTATTCCGCCCTTTTGGCCGGTGGCGGCGTGAACGGCGGGATGGTGCACGGCTCGTCCGACCGCTGGGCCGCCTATCCCGCCTCCGACCCGGTCAGCCCCACCGACCTCGCCGCGACGATCCTCCATGCCCTCGGCATCGACCCGAGCACCGAGGTGATCGACCCCGTCGGCCGCCCCCTGGCCATCAATCGAGGAACTCCTGTGACGGACATCCTGGCATGAGATGATTTGGTTGAGGCCGATTGCCGCCAGGTGTTGGGTTCTGGCATGGGGTTTGCCCTGGTTTGTTCCCTCGTAAGGCGATGCGATTCACTCGTGAGCGGGTGAAGCATCTTGAAACGAGGTACAAACTTCGATATCGACGAGGGCATTCTGCCATGACTCTGCTCAAGTGGGCCCTGGTGGCGCTGGTTGTCGCCGTGATCGCCGGAATTTTTGGCTTCACTGGGGTGGCCGAAGGGGCCGCGACTGTCGCTAAAGTTCTGGTAGGGATCTTCCTGGTTCTTGCATTGATTCTGGGAGTCCTGGGCGTCACGGTGTACAAAAAAGTGACCTGACCTGAGCGGGCACCGGCCCGGCGAGTGATCGAATCGAACTGACGCGGGCCTGGATTCCGGCGCGAACTGATGGGGCCGGAATCGAGGTCCGATTCACACCTGGGGGGTTCCCGACCATGCGACCGCGACGACCTCGACCGTGCTCCAGAGGATCATCGGTGGCGAGCGGAGTGGACCGTCGGGCCTTCCTGGCGGCTTCGGCGGCGGGTGCAACCCTGATCGGCGGGAGTGCCGGTCCCATGGCGTCTGGGGCGTTGGCGTCGGGCCCTGGGCCGAAGATCTTGGCCGACGGGCACCGCTTCCCCGGGGCCTATCCAGGGCGGGTCGTGGAGGTGAAGAACCCGGCCGCGGTGATCGACGGCGAACCGGTGCTCGACGCCGTTCGGGTGATGATGGCCAAAGGCATGACCGGCCTGACGGGCATTGAGGAGCCGGTGGAAGCCTGGCGGTCGATGTTCGAGCCGGGCGACGTGGTCGGCATCAAGGTCAACCCGGTGGGCCAGCCGCACGCGATCAGCAATCACGCGACAGTGCACGCGATCGTCGAAGGCTTGGAATCGGCCGGCATCCCCCGGCGCGACATCGTGATCTTCGACCGCTACAAGGATCAGTTCATCCAGGCCGGCTACCTGGAGAACCTGCCCGACGGCTGCCAGTGGGACTGGGCCGTCGACTCGTACGACGAGGCGCAGCTCGACATCGCTCGATACGACCCGGACGTCTTCGCCACGCTCGACATCGTGCACGCCCAGCCCGGCATTCACGATCCGAAGGATGATCGCACGCGACGATCGCATGTGTCCAAGGTTGTGTCGAGAAAAATCAACAAGCTGATTTGCATTCCGGTGCTGAAAGATCACGGCTCGGGGGGCGTGACGCTGGCGCTCAAGAACATGAGCCACGGCCTGGTGAACAACGTCTCCCGGAGCCACGGCACCCACGACACGAACACCTGTAACCTGTTCATCCCGGCGATCTGCTCGTTGCCGGTGATTCAGGAAAAGAGTGTCTTGCAGATTCTGGACGGTTTGAACGCCGTCTATCACCGAGGTCCAGGCGCCGTCAAGCGTTACGTCTGGTCGTATGGTGCCCTGTTCTTCGCGACCGATCCGGTGGCGATGGACCGGGTCTGCTGGGAAATTGTCGACGCCAAGCGCGTGGCCGAGGGGATGCCCCCGGTCGCCGAGACGGGCCGGGCGGGTAAGGATCCGACCGGCACCGAGGCGTTCGACTATCGCCAGCCGCAGCACATTGCCGGGGCCGGCGCGCTGGGGCTGGGCGTTTTTGCACGGGACGCCATTGACCACCGTGCCTATAATCTCGTTGGATCATGAGAAGAATCGACCATTTGGTTGCTTCTCAACTGGAGGAAGTGTTCGTGCGAAGCTTGAGGATGTTCCTGACTGCTCTGGTCCTTGCGGGGGCTTCCCTCGCGTCGGGTGTTGGTTGCTCCGGCGGAGGAACGCAGATTCCTCTGGCCGACGTGCCGCCCACCCCGCCCCCGGCGGACCCCACCCAGGTCCCGGCGAATGCTCCGCCTCCGGGGGCACGCAGCCCGGATGTCTTGCCTGATTAACGTCCCTACCGGGTCGCGCTGACGTTGACCATCTCTGGACACGGGCAACGTGACCTGCTGATTGAATCACCGCCTTGCTGACACTGCCTTGCGGACCCGCCCCCGGCATCCCTTCCGCCGGGCCGACTCTGGGATTCGTCTCCGAGTCGGCGTTTCCGCAGTCCTGAATTGCTTCCGCCCGGGTCGTGCACGGGTGTTTTCAACGAGGTTCTCGGGTCACCTTGCGCCCAGGATCCCCGTACAGAAAACCCCCGAGGGTTCATCGTCCCTTCTTTTCGGCTTTATTCTCGAAACTCGAGGACTCCGCATGATTTCTGCTTCGAACCGACCGCTGAGCCATCGGCTTCGCGGTTTCACGCTGATCGAACTGCTGGTCGTTATCGCCATTATCGGTGTTCTGATCGCCTTGCTGCTCCCGGCCGTTCAGGCGGCCCGCGAAGCGGCTCGTCGGGCTCAGTGCTCGAACAACATGAAGCAGATCGGTCTGGCGCTTCATAACTATCACAGCACGCACAACGTCTTCCCGATGGGAAGCGCTCAGACCACCGTTCCCGGTGGTGCGTTGGGTGCCCGCAACGGCTGGGGCAACTGGAGCGCCCAGTCGATGCTGCTGGCCTTCCTGGAACAGCAGCCGGTGTACAACTCCATCAACTTCGGCATCCCCAACGCCAGCAATACGGGCGAGGGGCAGGAGATGAACACCACGGCTGTGACCACGCAGATCAGCGCCTTCCAGTGCCCGTCGGCGCCCCGATACCCGGGCACCTGGCACGGCCGTCCGTCGGCCCACACCAACTACTTCGCCTCGCTCGGCGCGAGCATGAACATGATGGCCTACAACAACAACTCGCGGCCGAACGGCCTGTTCGAGGTGGGTGGTACGGCCTACGGCGAGCGCGACATCCTCGACGGCACCTCCAACACGGTGGCCTTCGGTGAGTGGCGGACCGGCGACGGCAACGCCACGAAGTTCTCGGTTCCGCAGGACATCGTTGTCTACAACACCTTCCCGGCGGGTGCCGCGAACTGGAACGATCCTCGCCTGAACATGCCGTTCGGCGGTGGCTCGTTGAACCAGTGGCTCACCGGATGCGCGGGCGTGGCTCAGGCCTCGTTGCCGAACCCGCCGGCCGATCACCGCAGCTTCCTCGGTCAGATGTGGGCCCAGGGCCTCATCTCGCGGACGCTCGGCAACATGCTCGTGCCGCCCAACTCGAACTTCCCCAACTGCGCCCACGTGCTCTGGGGTGGTGACAGCGACGGCACCTACGGCAACTTCAGCGCCCACAGCTACCATCCGGGTGGTGCGAACATGCTGTTTGGCGACGGTTCGGTCCGCTTCATCAAGGACACGACCAACCAGATCGTGATCTGGAGCATCGGCACCCGAGACGGTGGCGAGGTCGTTTCGGCCGACCAGCTCTGATCGCCCCGCTCGGCTCAATCGGTAGACGTTCGGCACGGTTGCGTGATCGTTGGTCTGCCGGTTCCTGAGCGTTTAAGCATCCTTTGAACCGAGGCCAGTCCTGGCGACACATCGCGTAGGACCGGCCTCGGTTTATTTTGCGCCGCGTGTGATCGTTGCGTCAGGGTTGCGGTCGATCGAGGAGCCTGAGCGCAACGATTCCGACAAGACAGCCGCTCAGCTCGGCGGCGAGCAAGCCGAAGAAGAGGGCGTCCGAAACGCCATCGACGACGATGCCGAAGATTCGGCCAAACGCTGCGCCGCCGAGCGCCGTCGCCTGGACAAACAGCCCTGGCCCGAACCATTGCGGTCGCGAGGCTGACACGGCGAAGAAGAGGGCCATGCCCAGTTCCAAGCCTCCGTAAAAGGCCCGGATCTCGGCACGCGCGACCGGGCGGGTCAGCTCGACGCCGAGCCCCGTGATCCCCTCGGGCTGGAGCAGGAGCCAGAGGCCGAAGCCGCCGAAGGCGAT comes from the Tautonia marina genome and includes:
- a CDS encoding DUF1559 domain-containing protein produces the protein MISASNRPLSHRLRGFTLIELLVVIAIIGVLIALLLPAVQAAREAARRAQCSNNMKQIGLALHNYHSTHNVFPMGSAQTTVPGGALGARNGWGNWSAQSMLLAFLEQQPVYNSINFGIPNASNTGEGQEMNTTAVTTQISAFQCPSAPRYPGTWHGRPSAHTNYFASLGASMNMMAYNNNSRPNGLFEVGGTAYGERDILDGTSNTVAFGEWRTGDGNATKFSVPQDIVVYNTFPAGAANWNDPRLNMPFGGGSLNQWLTGCAGVAQASLPNPPADHRSFLGQMWAQGLISRTLGNMLVPPNSNFPNCAHVLWGGDSDGTYGNFSAHSYHPGGANMLFGDGSVRFIKDTTNQIVIWSIGTRDGGEVVSADQL
- a CDS encoding DUF362 domain-containing protein; this translates as MASGVDRRAFLAASAAGATLIGGSAGPMASGALASGPGPKILADGHRFPGAYPGRVVEVKNPAAVIDGEPVLDAVRVMMAKGMTGLTGIEEPVEAWRSMFEPGDVVGIKVNPVGQPHAISNHATVHAIVEGLESAGIPRRDIVIFDRYKDQFIQAGYLENLPDGCQWDWAVDSYDEAQLDIARYDPDVFATLDIVHAQPGIHDPKDDRTRRSHVSKVVSRKINKLICIPVLKDHGSGGVTLALKNMSHGLVNNVSRSHGTHDTNTCNLFIPAICSLPVIQEKSVLQILDGLNAVYHRGPGAVKRYVWSYGALFFATDPVAMDRVCWEIVDAKRVAEGMPPVAETGRAGKDPTGTEAFDYRQPQHIAGAGALGLGVFARDAIDHRAYNLVGS
- a CDS encoding DUF4345 domain-containing protein encodes the protein MQLARISLVLTAIAFGGFGLWLLLQPEGITGLGVELTRPVARAEIRAFYGGLELGMALFFAVSASRPQWFGPGLFVQATALGGAAFGRIFGIVVDGVSDALFFGLLAAELSGCLVGIVALRLLDRPQP
- a CDS encoding DUF1328 domain-containing protein, translating into MLKWALVALVVAVIAGIFGFTGVAEGAATVAKVLVGIFLVLALILGVLGVTVYKKVT